In Cololabis saira isolate AMF1-May2022 chromosome 14, fColSai1.1, whole genome shotgun sequence, a single genomic region encodes these proteins:
- the LOC133459384 gene encoding putative uncharacterized protein DDB_G0290521 — MSICCSSAKFKLQENCLQENTPLSQALLSGCAVMDGLGRAVVGVWRAHTVLDESDEAEFSPEAPDRFRKLRSSSSLNSLRMSLRKRLPLRSVQANSLPENPTWEPENPSWEPAKEPPKVGAVRTLTRSAKTSINGMYQRFQRTREFSQEECLVQTPGRGEDASSSCTPSRTPGRAGTPRSAATPGRTPGRTPGRTPGRRGRKTPEASVRGVKAGGGRRQLVRMAALRSPFASPSSQNQTLKFDQDLESVSSGLRRLKRLSKAFDDIIGRDKRPGSSQTTSGGPVMRKLDPNGKLSRSKLKRRASNLSTSLGGWAHTAVSSLHKSS, encoded by the exons ATGTCCATCTGCTGCTCCAGCGCCAAATTCAAACTGCAGGAAAACTGTCTGCAGGAAAACACACCACTCTCTCAAGCTCTACTTTCAG GCTGTGCGGTGATGGACGGGCTTGGTCGCGCTGTGGTCGGGGTCTGGAGGGCCCACACGGTCCTGGACGAGTCCGACGAGGCCGAGTTCTCCCCGGAGGCCCCGGATCGCTTCAGGAAGCTCCGCTCGTCCTCGTCCCTGAACTCCCTCCGGATGTCTCTGCGGAAACGGCTGCCGCTGCGCTCCGTCCAGGCCAACTCCCTCCCCGAGAACCCCACCTGGGAACCCGAGAACCCGAGCTGGGAACCCGCCAAGGAGCCGCCCAAGGTCGGCGCGGTGCGCACGCTGACGCGCAGCGCCAAGACCTCCATCAACGGGATGTACCAG CGGTTCCAGAGGACCAGGGAGTTTTCCCAGGAGGAGTGTCTGGTGCAGACGCCCGGTCGGGGGGAAGATGCGTCGTCGTCCTGCACCCCGAGTCGGACCCCCGGCCGGGCCGGGACGCCCAGATCTGCAGCCACACCCGGCCGCACCCCCGGGCGAACGCCCGGCCGCACCCCCGGCCGCAGGGGCAGGAAGACCCCCGAGGCCTCCGTCCGCGGGGTGAAGGCGGGCGGCGGCAGGAGGCAGCTGGTCCGGATGGCGGCGCTGCGGAGCCCCTTCGCTTCCCCCAGCAGTCAGAACCAGACGCT GAAGTTCGACCAGGACCTGGAGTCGGTGTCCAGCGGACTTCGGAGGCTCAAGCGTCTGTCCAAGGCCTTCGACGACATCATCGGCCGGGACAAGAG ACCGGGTTCCAGCCAGACGACCTCCGGGGGCCCGGTGATGAGGAAGCTGGACCCCAACGGGAAACTGAGCCGCTCCAAGCTCAAGCGGCGAGCCTCCAACCTCTCCACCTCCCTGGGGGGGTGGGCCCACACCGCCGTGAGCTCCCTCCACAAGTCCAGCTGA
- the tmigd1 gene encoding transmembrane and immunoglobulin domain-containing protein 1 codes for MTLMSAAPVPLLLLCFVSRTCAVNITSTPGANGAGVVQVQLNGAVTLTCTAEAADGELVWLRNGATVSLREQNKKASSSLCVTPAIHEDNDATFTCHLGSNASETASVTLNVTYPPQASGSEQVAVEKEAQLLLQCDIWANPPVSSVAWTLNGSVVDLVAGGFTVTNDGFSSWLQVHRADQSLHEGTYQCTAHYSINGTHPVPGTYSKEFQVTVTEKTLKFPMMPMIAGVVVVFLTSLLAVVSRWKTITKCCK; via the exons ATGACGTTAATGTCTGCAGCCCCAGTTCCCCTCCTGCTGCTCTGCTTCGTCAGCCGCACATGTG CCGTGAACATCACCTCGACCCCCGGAGCCAACGGCGCGGGCGTCGTTCAGGTGCAGCTCAACGGGGCCGTGACCCTGACCTGCACGGCGGAGGCCGCTGACGGAGAGCTGGTGTGGCTCAGGAACGGCGCCACCGTCAGTCTGAGGGAGCAAAACAAAAAGGCTTCCAGCAGTTTGTGCGTCACACCCGCCATCCATGAAGATAACGACGCCACGTTCACGTGTCACCTGGGCAGCAACGCGTCAGAGACGGCGTCCGTCACCCTGAACGTCACAT ATCCCCCACAAGCCTCTGGGTCGGAGCAGGTCGCGGTGgagaaggaggcccagctgctccTGCAGTGTGACATCTGGGCCAACCCCCCCGTGTCCTCCGTGGCCTGGACTCTCAACGGCAGCGTGGTGGACCTGGTAGCGGGGGGCTTCACCGTGACCAACGACGGCTTCAGCAGCTGGCTGCAGGTCCACCGCGCCGACCAGAGCCTGCATGAAGGCACATATCAGTGCACGGCGCATTACTCCATCAACGGGACCCACCCCGTCCCCGGGACCTACAGCAAGGAGTTCCAGGTCACCGTGACGG aAAAGACCCTGAAGTTCCCTATGATGCCCATGATAGCCGGGGTGGTGGTCGTGTTCCTCACGTCGCTTCTGGCCGTGGTTTCAAGGTGGAAAACAATCACAAAG TGCTGCAAGTAA